The genomic segment ACTAAATCATGTAACAGAACTAAAGCTAATAAATGCCATTGTCATATTATCAGACCCATAATGTCCAGTTTGATATGATTCAATACTTAGTGAAGACATTCAGAAAAGCTCAGTTAGTAGAGATGCCTTCAGGCTTCAGATAAACCCATAACTCTATGATTTCATACTTCTGCTGTTGCAAAATTCAGGATGGTGAACGTTTCAAAATGGTAATACGTTTTCAATATGAAATAATTAATTGCAAGTGAGGAGTGCTGGTGGAGCATCATgtcaaaaccaaaaagaaagaaacgaAAGAtaggacagagaaaagaaagtgcGACAGTATGTCACCCAATTTTTCATATAGAAAGGTGGGTGTAGTCCGTGAGTGGTGGAAATTAATCTGATTAGTTTATAGTGAAATGGGATACTTTTGTTCCCCTAACATAATATCTTCACAGAACATTCTGAGGGTTTACATTCTGCTCTTCTTTTAGCCGACATTTAATCAATGCAGGCAAACTTTTAACAAGCTATTCATGCTAAATCAGTTGTCATAATTGCAGGGGGTCTGTGGaaatttatttctttattattatgaaaCATGTTATACCATTCTATAGATGACAgtgttaatatattttaattgaaGAGgttaatgtatatttattttaagctgGCCTTTAGCATATTTCTTATAGAGGATATCATTGTGGTATCAAACAGTGAATTCCACTGCATGCAGAATGTTGCGTGTATGTCTGCACAGTGTTGTATTTTCACAGCTCACTGTCAGTAAATATCGTACAGTAAGTATTGGACTACAAGAGAGTTGCAAGCCTGCAAAGGTAGAGTTATTTAAAGCTTTGAATAGGTCGATTGGATTCTGGAGGTTTGGTTACAGTAATTGTGAAGAGTTAGTGTGGCCTAATGTGATATCTTTTCATAGGACCCAAAATCCCTGGAAGTGCCCTTGAAAGCAGCATCCACCTTGAGGCCCTTATCATGTCAGCTGATATTTAGCTTTAACAAAGTTACAATTGATCATGTCACCAAAACCAATTGCAACACAGTGAATCTTGGGCCTTTGGCAGCCCCTGGGGGCAGTGGCCCTTGCCCACTTGTTAATCCAGCGTCCTCCTGCTAATTCTTGCAGTTGACATGAAAAGTAATACAGGAGCCTAAAGTCAGTTCAGAAGGAAATACAATTCTCATGTATATTTAAAAGGCATTATTTGCCTATTTCCATTGACAAAGTCTGGGATCCGAGTCAATATAAATTTGAGAGGTTGACAAAAGCTACATGGCCCGTACGGGGATCGAACCCGCGACCTTGGCGTTATTAGCACCACGCTCTAACCAACTGAGCTAACCGGCCGTGGGGTTCTGAAATTGTGACGTAATCAGAAAATTGCCTCAGCCGAAAACCGAAAGTAAAAGTTATTCAGCGGACAGAGAAAGCGGACAGAGAAAGCGACTCCTCGCTGAAGGTaagttttttaatgttttcactttaaatggACCTGAATTTTGCTACAGAGAGAAAGTCAACAAAATAGCCAACAGGGGTCATAAACAGTATAATGTGGAAAGATAGTGTTTAGGCTCATACAGGCTAAGATGTGTCGTCGTCCAGTTTTAATTTCTTATCGTCTCGGTCAGCGGTTCACAAACTGGGCGGAGGGCCTCCCTGGAGGAATATACAGGAAAAAGTGTGAGGGGCTTTCCAAGTAAAGCGGAATGAACCTGATTATAAAGAAACACCAACCGAATAGAAGTGCACTGAAAGCAGCAAGGTTAGCAACATTTATTGAGACAACAGAGCAACATGTACAAGACGGATAGACTTAACAAGACAGAAAGTTCATTTGTATAATACCTCTCAACAACAAGGCGTGtgctttaaatgaaacataacTGGACTAGGCTATAACGTGATGTCATTTTTGTTGAATTCAtttctcacagagctgcagatcTTTGTGGAACAACATCCTCTATCAGCCACTTTCCTGAATCAGGATGTCAGTGCGGTTCTGTGGCTGGGAGGTGGTGGACGATGGTGCTTCCTTTACTGGTGTGGAGCTGGGGTCGTCCCAGACACCCCAAAAGCGGGGCGTCTACAAGATGTACCATGGGACCAGCCTTGCCAGCGCACGTCTCATCATTGCCAATGGTTTTAATCAGTCATCGGGTGGCATGCTGGGAAGGGGCGTGTATGTCAGTCGTAACAAGAACAAGGCGGACCGTTATGGTCCTGTAATCCTTGAGTTACGCGTGCGCGTTGGCCGTGTCAAGCGTATTGACAAGAACAGCCCTTCTATGCAGTACACCTGGCACGCTAATGGCTATGACACTGCCTGGGTGCCCCCCAATAGTGGCCTCATATCTGTGCCCAGTGGCCTAGAAGAGGATTGTGTGTTTGACCCCAAAAGAGTCAAGGTGGTGGGCATTGCAAAGGCACCAAGCCCCCTGATCCTGACAGAGCTTCAACAGCTTGTGTCAAAGAAATCCCAAAACTCCAGAGGAAGAGCTTATGTGTGCTCACTGTGTAAGAGAAAGACCCAGCAGGGTTCTCAACACATCAAGCAAAAGTGCTGGAAGTGTGggaaaaacatctgcattcTCATGTCCAAGCATTTCTGTCCAGCCAAACAGGGGTGAGGGGAGAAGATAGCTTGAAAACCGGAGTGGAGTTGTGATGCTGAGAGGATCCACGTCCATATGGCCTTTGTGTGTGCTGGACAATCTTTTCCTTCCTTAAAGCAATAACTGTAATTGATGCAACATGTTCAAATAGTTACTGCTGGACATGTTTTGGGGATCTCTGTAAGTGATCTGCATAGTCTTATTCATGAATTGACACCAGCTTAAAGTAAACCATTAAGTTTACTACATTGCTTTTCACAATGTATTGTGTTCTGTCTTGTCTCACCTGCTATGTGTTGTTTCACTAaatagattaataaataaataaatgtattataatgttcatttcatatttctaCTGCTCTAGCTTTATGTTATTATCTGATAATCAGCACAAATTATGGTCACATGCAGTCAAGATGAGATACCATATGTAAAGCAAAACAACCTTTTGCCTGACTGACAGTGGatatcagttattattattttactgcaATTATTTCAATTCACTGTACACCTAATCGTATGACAGAACTAAAGCCAATTGTTATATTATCAGACCCATAATGCCCACCCTAAGGTCCTTATCATGTCAGCTGATATTAAACTTTGGTTGTACATATTTCCaaacaaagttacaaatgaACCTCCCATCAAAACCAATTGCAGTCAACCTGTGGCTTTTGGAAGCTTCTGTGGGCAGTGGCCCAATTTCCGTGTATCTTTAAACGGTATTATGTGGGAATCAAGTCAACATTAATGAACGGggctgacaaaaaaaacgaaaataCTTTCCATCGACAACGTGTGGGACTCTAGTTAGTAGCACAAAAGCTCCATGGCCCGTACGGGGATCGAACCCGCGACCTTGGCGTTATTAGCACCACGCTCTAACCAACTGAGCTAACCGGCCATGACTATTATGAAGTACAGTCGTCCACATGATTGTAGTAGTTTCACTCACaacttgggggggaaaaaagcgaAAGTCTAAATCAATAAGGGTGTCTTAAATTCCACTAAATAGAAACTGAAAGTTATTCAGGTTAGAGACAGAAACGATCACTCACTGACGGTAAGGTTTGTAAACTTAGTAACGTCACGTTAACGTTAATTCTTCATCTTCAACGACACTCCTTCGATTTAACATTAGAGAAAATAGTAACTTACAACAGTTGAACTCGTTTTAGTCACGTTCAAAGGCTGACATAGCTAAATGTCCAACTAAATACATGAGcttagtttgtttttctgcaaataaactgatattcattcatttatgtgATAGTTTGTCTTATGGTTTTTTTGAATAGTTACTGAGCCTTTCCTAATGCTACACCAGTTTACGGTAGCCGGCTATATGCTACATTAGTATTGGCATATAGCCTACGTAACTAGAAGGGTTAGCGTTAACTCGTACTAGCTGAGCCGTTGTTAACTTTATGTAGTCTATGACTTAAACCAGATTCTGTGACGCAATTAGGAATCGGGTTGCcactgcaaatgttttcataataATTTGTGACATACCATAGCTTTTACCAAACATAATGCTAGCTGTTATTTCTAACGTTATGTGCCGAAATATGTTACCAGTCATATTCTGTGATGACAGAGGGTCAACTACATGAAAGACATTTGACAGGTGATATTAGTGTTATATAGACAGACCTGTACACTAATTTCCACTGTGTCTGTACCCTGTATCTAAATATGGAGGGGGCATATGGTACCATGTAGAGGCTGGTAACAGCTGCTATCAAAATATAGTTtgtgattaaatattaaaatgtttatagTAGAAATATAGGTGAAATTCAATGGGACAAAGAATATGATGGTTCAAAAATTTCAGTGCAACACTGTCTACCTGGTGTTGTGTACACCATGTCCACTAAAGAATTAAAGCTACATGCAAAACTGGTCCTGAAAAGTGACACCCAATCACTCTTGATTTGGTTATAACATGAtgccatttttgcttttatttctcacagagccactggtcTTCCCTTGATAAAGTAGGATGTCAGTGCCGTTCTTTGGCTGGGAGGTGACCTATGATGATGACTCCCCTCATGTGGAGCTGGGGGCGTCTCAGGAGCCCA from the Enoplosus armatus isolate fEnoArm2 chromosome 4, fEnoArm2.hap1, whole genome shotgun sequence genome contains:
- the LOC139283800 gene encoding uncharacterized protein, producing MSVRFCGWEVVDDGASFTGVELGSSQTPQKRGVYKMYHGTSLASARLIIANGFNQSSGGMLGRGVYVSRNKNKADRYGPVILELRVRVGRVKRIDKNSPSMQYTWHANGYDTAWVPPNSGLISVPSGLEEDCVFDPKRVKVVGIAKAPSPLILTELQQLVSKKSQNSRGRAYVCSLCKRKTQQGSQHIKQKCWKCGKNICILMSKHFCPAKQGWMSVPFFGWEVTYDDDSPHVELGASQEPKDSGVYTMYHGTSVANARLIIANGFQQSSGGMLGKGVYVSRDKSKAERYPLKTNSSERVVLELRVRVGRVKRIDKDHHPMQYTWSTKGYDTAWVPPNCGMKAVPSGLEEDCVFDPKNVKVVGIAKAPDPALAELQQLVANGPGRRGGGAASHGGGAVDVCSLCKRKTQQGTPHIKQLCWGCGTNICTLMTKHVCPARV